From Candidatus Nezhaarchaeota archaeon, one genomic window encodes:
- a CDS encoding glycogen/starch synthase — protein MKVLMLSWEYPPRIIGGLARHVYWLSRSLAKRGTEVVVVTLDHPEAPEKEFEGGLRVVRVASYGFKSPDFVSWVHQFNLNMARAALEEAEGCSIIHAHDWLTAVAGITLKHLLRRPLIATMHSTEYGRRGGNVSEGLQRHIHEVEWWLTYEGWRVI, from the coding sequence ATGAAAGTGCTGATGCTTAGCTGGGAGTATCCGCCGAGGATCATAGGAGGGCTGGCCCGCCACGTCTACTGGTTGTCTAGGAGCTTAGCGAAGAGGGGTACTGAGGTAGTGGTGGTCACTCTAGATCACCCCGAGGCCCCAGAGAAGGAGTTTGAGGGTGGCCTGAGGGTAGTGAGGGTGGCGAGCTACGGGTTTAAGTCGCCGGACTTCGTTTCCTGGGTGCATCAGTTCAACTTAAACATGGCCAGGGCTGCCCTCGAGGAGGCTGAGGGCTGCTCAATAATCCACGCACACGACTGGCTCACTGCAGTAGCTGGGATAACGCTAAAGCACCTACTCAGGAGGCCGCTCATAGCCACCATGCACTCAACGGAGTATGGTAGGAGGGGAGGTAATGTAAGCGAGGGCCTCCAAAGGCACATTCACGAAGTGGAGTGGTGGCTAACCTACGAGGGCTGGAGGGTGATAG
- a CDS encoding glycosyltransferase family 4 protein: MMRRPLVLMLTWSVGDDLVGVLAKSEAEELARRGYRVVVLHPSDADREVQLGEVAFHSVALTMKTQTNIVTSVITALPDFARVVSGLVHEKYSPRDVAAIYSHEWIGGLLGSFIKSYLKRPLVTSMCSVESMRSSEAELLNLSIKGLELLALHHSDLIIARSSDVAVRILEEYKVPGDRVKVATDTTSAVDLVEEGAAINESADA; encoded by the coding sequence ATGATGAGAAGGCCCCTAGTGCTGATGCTTACTTGGAGCGTAGGCGACGACCTAGTGGGGGTGCTCGCCAAGAGCGAGGCTGAGGAGCTAGCTCGTCGAGGGTACAGGGTCGTGGTCCTACATCCATCCGACGCCGACCGAGAGGTTCAGCTAGGAGAAGTCGCCTTCCACTCAGTCGCCTTAACGATGAAGACGCAGACGAACATAGTGACCAGCGTCATAACGGCCCTCCCAGACTTCGCCAGGGTGGTGTCAGGATTAGTCCACGAGAAGTACAGCCCGCGCGACGTCGCAGCCATATACTCCCACGAGTGGATCGGTGGGCTACTAGGCTCCTTTATAAAGAGCTACTTAAAGAGGCCCCTCGTAACCTCTATGTGTAGCGTTGAGAGCATGAGGTCTAGCGAGGCTGAGCTGCTAAACTTAAGTATTAAGGGGCTGGAGCTCCTGGCGCTCCACCACTCAGACTTGATCATCGCTAGGAGTAGCGACGTAGCGGTGAGGATATTGGAAGAGTACAAAGTGCCTGGCGACAGGGTCAAGGTTGCTACAGACACTACGAGCGCAGTGGACTTAGTTGAGGAGGGGGCTGCGATTAATGAAAGTGCTGATGCTTAG